A stretch of the Papaver somniferum cultivar HN1 chromosome 6, ASM357369v1, whole genome shotgun sequence genome encodes the following:
- the LOC113287666 gene encoding WD repeat-containing protein 44-like isoform X1 codes for MSRQKGGQEEEEEEEEEEESEEECFYESLDRIVSSSSTCTSSSSSSVVVSEDEENVTNNKNQPIIPRFPISHYDVWISQPTSIEERRQKLLHDMGLASGSSPDIDYGRSISSDQLQQGRVNSSTSTSNCAVARSKSDGADCRDSSPCDHCSNSSIPSASSNSIQSQSNNNGNSVVDNKKLLLSKSRRRSNESIGGGSPTANAVSSLSKPPSGKLSRKVDDMNSNLDDVARGGEQLDEKLNTNGNVKDREVEELDPSCMIKNLDTGTEFVVNEVREDGLCDKVREVGTDRQLTLEEFERFVGHSPIVQELMRRQNVEEFDDGKDDLDMHKDGDGNPGLKTKKKGSWFKSIKKNVASVVTGQREKKSSDERDTSSEKGGRRSSSATDESQDGSFHGPERVRVRQYGKSFKDLTALFKSQEIQAHGGSVWSIKFSLDGRYLASAGEDCVIHVWQVVESERKGDFYEKLEDGIPYNCLPSGSPEPALLLSNMENNSEKKRRGRKSISRKSISLDQVKVPESVFALSEKPICSFRGHLDDVLDLSWSKSQLLLSSSMDKTVRLWHMASNSCLKIFSHSDYVTCIQFNPVDDRYFISGSLDAKVRIWSIPDRQVVDWNDLNEMVTAACYTPDGQGALVGSYKGNCRLYDTSENKLHPKSQINLQNKKKKSHHRKITGFQFAPGSSTEVLVTSADSRIRVIDGADLVHKFKGFRNSSSQISASVTANGKYVVSASENSNVYVWKHEGESRPSRTKGVTVTQSYEHFHCQDVSVAIPWTGLVGTNGPEDENSGSLSLLSTESSVNNHSTPALVHEANNKRESSPSLYGRTNSPCHGTIASVSNSYFFDKFSATWPEEKLVSAAKKRSPNVSTDFSTILKQGRSAWGMVIVTAGLRGEIRTFQNFGLPVRI; via the exons ATGAGTAGACAAAAAGGAGGacaagaggaggaggaagaagaagaagaagaagaggaatcaGAAGAAGAGTGTTTTTACGAATCATTAGATAGAATagtttcatcttcatcaacttgtacttcatcctcttcttcatcaGTTGTTGTTTCTGAAGACGAAGAAAATGTTACTAACAATAAAAATCAACCTATTATTCCAAGATTTCCAATTTCACATTACGATGTTTGGATTTCACAACCTACTTCTATCGAAGAAAGACGCCAAAAATTACTACATGATATGGGTCTTGCTTCTGGTTCTTCTCCAGACATTGATTACGGAAGATCTATTTCATCCGATCAATTACAACAAGGACGAGTCAACTCATCAACATCAACGTCTAATTGTGCAGTAGCTCGATCTAAATCAGACGGTGCGGATTGTAGGGACTCATCGCCTTGTGATCACTGCAGTAATTCTTCTATTCCTTCTGCTTCTTCTAATTCCATTCAATCTCAGTCTAATAACAATGGTAATTCTGTTGtagataataaaaaactattacTATCCAAATCACGAAGAAGAAGCAATGAAAGCATTGGTGGTGGATCACCCACTGCTAATGCTGTTTCTTCTCTTAGTAAGCCTCCTAGTGGTAAGTTGTCTAGGAAAGTGGATGATATGAATTCAAATTTGGATGACGTTGCCCGTGGTGGGGAGCAATTAGATGAGAAATTGAATACAAATGGAAATGTTAAGGACCGGGAAGTAGAGGAACTTGACCCTTCTTGTATGATTAAGAATTTGGACACGGGAACGGAGTTTGTTGTGAATGAGGTTAGAGAAGATGGATTGTGTGACAAAGTTAGGGAAGTTGGAACTGATAGACAACTTACATTGGAGGAGTTTGAAAGGTTTGTTGGGCACTCTCCGATAGTTCAAGAATTGATGAGAAGACAAAATGTTGAAGAATTTGATGATGGCAAGGATGATTTGGATATGCATAAAGATGGAGATGGTAATCCTggattgaaaacaaagaaaaaaggaaGTTGGTTTAAAAGTATAAAAAAGAACGTTGCGAGTGTAGTGACTGGTCAGCGGGAGAAGAAGAGCAGTGATGAAAGGGATACTTCTTCGGAGAAGGGTGGGAGGAGGTCAAGCTCTGCAACGGACGAAAGTCAGGATGGATCCTTTCATGGACCTGAGAGAGTTCGTGTTCGTCAGTATGGTAAATCATTTAAAGATCTAACGGCACTGTTCAAAAGTCAAGAGATACAAGCTCATGGTGGATCTGTATGGAGTATCAAATTTAGCTTGGATGGTCGGTATCTTGCAAGTGCGGGCGAGGATTGTGTAATTCATGTATGGCAGGTGGTTGAGTCAGAAAGGAAAGGTGATTTTTATGAGAAGTTGGAAGATGGGATTCCATACAACTGTTTACCCAGTGGTTCTCCTGAACCTGCACTGTTGTTGTCTAATATGGAAAACAATtctgagaagaaaagaagaggtaGGAAGTCTATTAGTCGAAAATCTATTAGCTTGGACCAAGTAAAGGTTCCAGAGAGTGTATTTGCGCTTTCAGAAAAGCCCATCTGCTCTTTCCGTGGTCATCTTGATGATGTACTTGACCTATCATGGTCCAAGTCTCAG CTTTTACTTTCTTCCTCAATGGACAAAACAGTTAGGTTGTGGCACATGGCTAGCAATTCTTGCTTAAAAATTTTCTCGCACAGTGATTATG TCACTTGCATCCAGTTCAATCCCGTCGATGATAGATATTTCATTAGTGGATCACTAGATGCTAAGGTCCGCATATGGAGCATTCCAGATCGCCAAGTTGTGGACTGGAATGATCTAAATGAGATGGTGACTGCAGCTTGCTACACACCTGATGGCCAG GGTGCGTTAGTAGGTTCATACAAGGGGAACTGTCGTTTGTATGATACATCCG AAAATAAGCTACATCCGAAGAgtcaaatcaatctgcaaaataagaaaaagaaatctcatcACAGGAAGATCACTGGCTTTCAG TTTGCCCCAGGGAGCTCCACAGAAGTGCTTGTTACATCTGCAGATTCACGTATCCGGGTCATTGATGGTGCTGATCTTGTTCACAAATTCAAAG GTTTCCGCAACTCGAGTAGTCAAATATCAGCATCTGTGACAGCTAATGGGAAGTATGTGGTCAGTGCTAGCGAGAACTCAAATGTATATGTGTGGAAACATGAAGGTGAATCTCGGCCAAGCAGAACTAAGGGTGTAACTGTTACCCAGTCTTACGAACATTTTCATTGTCAAGATGTATCAGTAGCCATTCCCTGGACTGGTCTAGTTGGCACAAATGGCCCTGAAGATGAGAATAGTGGGTCCCTCAGTTTACTGAGCACCGAGTCCTCTGTGAACAACCACTCTACACCTGCTTTGGTACATGAGGCTAACAATAAAAGGGAAAGCTCACCATCACTCTACGGACGCACCAACAGCCCCTGTCATGGTACGATCGCCAGTGTAAGCAATAGTTACTTCTTTGACAAGTTCTCAGCAACATGGCCAGAGGAAAAATTGGTATCTGCTGCTAAGAAAAGAAGCCCTAACGTGAGTACAGATTTCTCCACTATTTTAAAGCAAGGTAGGTCAGCTTGGGGTATGGTTATTGTAACTGCAGGCCTCAGAGGAGAAATAAGAACATTCCAAAACTTTGGGTTGCCTGTTAGGATTTAA
- the LOC113287666 gene encoding WD repeat-containing protein 44-like isoform X2 yields the protein MSRQKGGQEEEEEEEEEEESEEECFYESLDRIVSSSSTCTSSSSSSVVVSEDEENVTNNKNQPIIPRFPISHYDVWISQPTSIEERRQKLLHDMGLASGSSPDIDYGRSISSDQLQQGRVNSSTSTSNCAVARSKSDGADCRDSSPCDHCNNKKLLLSKSRRRSNESIGGGSPTANAVSSLSKPPSGKLSRKVDDMNSNLDDVARGGEQLDEKLNTNGNVKDREVEELDPSCMIKNLDTGTEFVVNEVREDGLCDKVREVGTDRQLTLEEFERFVGHSPIVQELMRRQNVEEFDDGKDDLDMHKDGDGNPGLKTKKKGSWFKSIKKNVASVVTGQREKKSSDERDTSSEKGGRRSSSATDESQDGSFHGPERVRVRQYGKSFKDLTALFKSQEIQAHGGSVWSIKFSLDGRYLASAGEDCVIHVWQVVESERKGDFYEKLEDGIPYNCLPSGSPEPALLLSNMENNSEKKRRGRKSISRKSISLDQVKVPESVFALSEKPICSFRGHLDDVLDLSWSKSQLLLSSSMDKTVRLWHMASNSCLKIFSHSDYVTCIQFNPVDDRYFISGSLDAKVRIWSIPDRQVVDWNDLNEMVTAACYTPDGQGALVGSYKGNCRLYDTSENKLHPKSQINLQNKKKKSHHRKITGFQFAPGSSTEVLVTSADSRIRVIDGADLVHKFKGFRNSSSQISASVTANGKYVVSASENSNVYVWKHEGESRPSRTKGVTVTQSYEHFHCQDVSVAIPWTGLVGTNGPEDENSGSLSLLSTESSVNNHSTPALVHEANNKRESSPSLYGRTNSPCHGTIASVSNSYFFDKFSATWPEEKLVSAAKKRSPNVSTDFSTILKQGRSAWGMVIVTAGLRGEIRTFQNFGLPVRI from the exons ATGAGTAGACAAAAAGGAGGacaagaggaggaggaagaagaagaagaagaagaggaatcaGAAGAAGAGTGTTTTTACGAATCATTAGATAGAATagtttcatcttcatcaacttgtacttcatcctcttcttcatcaGTTGTTGTTTCTGAAGACGAAGAAAATGTTACTAACAATAAAAATCAACCTATTATTCCAAGATTTCCAATTTCACATTACGATGTTTGGATTTCACAACCTACTTCTATCGAAGAAAGACGCCAAAAATTACTACATGATATGGGTCTTGCTTCTGGTTCTTCTCCAGACATTGATTACGGAAGATCTATTTCATCCGATCAATTACAACAAGGACGAGTCAACTCATCAACATCAACGTCTAATTGTGCAGTAGCTCGATCTAAATCAGACGGTGCGGATTGTAGGGACTCATCGCCTTGTGATCACTGCA ataataaaaaactattacTATCCAAATCACGAAGAAGAAGCAATGAAAGCATTGGTGGTGGATCACCCACTGCTAATGCTGTTTCTTCTCTTAGTAAGCCTCCTAGTGGTAAGTTGTCTAGGAAAGTGGATGATATGAATTCAAATTTGGATGACGTTGCCCGTGGTGGGGAGCAATTAGATGAGAAATTGAATACAAATGGAAATGTTAAGGACCGGGAAGTAGAGGAACTTGACCCTTCTTGTATGATTAAGAATTTGGACACGGGAACGGAGTTTGTTGTGAATGAGGTTAGAGAAGATGGATTGTGTGACAAAGTTAGGGAAGTTGGAACTGATAGACAACTTACATTGGAGGAGTTTGAAAGGTTTGTTGGGCACTCTCCGATAGTTCAAGAATTGATGAGAAGACAAAATGTTGAAGAATTTGATGATGGCAAGGATGATTTGGATATGCATAAAGATGGAGATGGTAATCCTggattgaaaacaaagaaaaaaggaaGTTGGTTTAAAAGTATAAAAAAGAACGTTGCGAGTGTAGTGACTGGTCAGCGGGAGAAGAAGAGCAGTGATGAAAGGGATACTTCTTCGGAGAAGGGTGGGAGGAGGTCAAGCTCTGCAACGGACGAAAGTCAGGATGGATCCTTTCATGGACCTGAGAGAGTTCGTGTTCGTCAGTATGGTAAATCATTTAAAGATCTAACGGCACTGTTCAAAAGTCAAGAGATACAAGCTCATGGTGGATCTGTATGGAGTATCAAATTTAGCTTGGATGGTCGGTATCTTGCAAGTGCGGGCGAGGATTGTGTAATTCATGTATGGCAGGTGGTTGAGTCAGAAAGGAAAGGTGATTTTTATGAGAAGTTGGAAGATGGGATTCCATACAACTGTTTACCCAGTGGTTCTCCTGAACCTGCACTGTTGTTGTCTAATATGGAAAACAATtctgagaagaaaagaagaggtaGGAAGTCTATTAGTCGAAAATCTATTAGCTTGGACCAAGTAAAGGTTCCAGAGAGTGTATTTGCGCTTTCAGAAAAGCCCATCTGCTCTTTCCGTGGTCATCTTGATGATGTACTTGACCTATCATGGTCCAAGTCTCAG CTTTTACTTTCTTCCTCAATGGACAAAACAGTTAGGTTGTGGCACATGGCTAGCAATTCTTGCTTAAAAATTTTCTCGCACAGTGATTATG TCACTTGCATCCAGTTCAATCCCGTCGATGATAGATATTTCATTAGTGGATCACTAGATGCTAAGGTCCGCATATGGAGCATTCCAGATCGCCAAGTTGTGGACTGGAATGATCTAAATGAGATGGTGACTGCAGCTTGCTACACACCTGATGGCCAG GGTGCGTTAGTAGGTTCATACAAGGGGAACTGTCGTTTGTATGATACATCCG AAAATAAGCTACATCCGAAGAgtcaaatcaatctgcaaaataagaaaaagaaatctcatcACAGGAAGATCACTGGCTTTCAG TTTGCCCCAGGGAGCTCCACAGAAGTGCTTGTTACATCTGCAGATTCACGTATCCGGGTCATTGATGGTGCTGATCTTGTTCACAAATTCAAAG GTTTCCGCAACTCGAGTAGTCAAATATCAGCATCTGTGACAGCTAATGGGAAGTATGTGGTCAGTGCTAGCGAGAACTCAAATGTATATGTGTGGAAACATGAAGGTGAATCTCGGCCAAGCAGAACTAAGGGTGTAACTGTTACCCAGTCTTACGAACATTTTCATTGTCAAGATGTATCAGTAGCCATTCCCTGGACTGGTCTAGTTGGCACAAATGGCCCTGAAGATGAGAATAGTGGGTCCCTCAGTTTACTGAGCACCGAGTCCTCTGTGAACAACCACTCTACACCTGCTTTGGTACATGAGGCTAACAATAAAAGGGAAAGCTCACCATCACTCTACGGACGCACCAACAGCCCCTGTCATGGTACGATCGCCAGTGTAAGCAATAGTTACTTCTTTGACAAGTTCTCAGCAACATGGCCAGAGGAAAAATTGGTATCTGCTGCTAAGAAAAGAAGCCCTAACGTGAGTACAGATTTCTCCACTATTTTAAAGCAAGGTAGGTCAGCTTGGGGTATGGTTATTGTAACTGCAGGCCTCAGAGGAGAAATAAGAACATTCCAAAACTTTGGGTTGCCTGTTAGGATTTAA